The Vicinamibacteria bacterium genome includes the window GCGCGTTCAGGTAATCCTGGAGGAAGAAGAGCGAGAGGCATTTCGACAAATGGCCGAGTCTCAGGGCCTTTCGTTGAGCGCCTGGCTCCGAGAAGCGGGGCGAGCACGGCTTGCCGATGTTCGCTCTCGGCGGATCCGAACGCTCGATGAGCTCCGTCGCTTCTTTGAAGAGATCGATGAGCGAGAGGAGGGTGTCGAGCCGGACTGGGCGCAGCACCGAGA containing:
- a CDS encoding antitoxin, yielding MSKRVQVILEEEEREAFRQMAESQGLSLSAWLREAGRARLADVRSRRIRTLDELRRFFEEIDEREEGVEPDWAQHREVIEMSKSSGGTGT